The following are from one region of the Flavimobilis soli genome:
- a CDS encoding class I tRNA ligase family protein: MDMFPYPSGAGLHVGHPLGYIATDVVGRFRRMCGDNVLHALAFDAFGLPAEQYAVQTGQHPRITTEQNIANMQRQLRRLGLAHDERRSFATTDSEYVRWTQWIFLQIFNSWYDETAVRPTAAPARPARSPSSRPSSPTARVPPRTARRGPRWTPSHAAASSTPTASPTSPSRP; the protein is encoded by the coding sequence ATGGACATGTTCCCCTACCCCTCGGGTGCGGGCCTGCACGTCGGCCACCCGCTCGGCTACATCGCGACCGACGTCGTCGGCCGCTTCCGCCGCATGTGTGGCGACAACGTGCTGCACGCGCTCGCGTTCGACGCGTTCGGCCTGCCCGCCGAGCAGTACGCGGTCCAGACCGGTCAGCACCCGCGCATCACGACCGAGCAGAACATCGCGAACATGCAGCGCCAGCTCCGCCGCCTGGGCCTCGCCCACGACGAGCGCCGCTCCTTCGCGACGACGGACAGCGAGTACGTGCGCTGGACGCAGTGGATCTTCCTTCAGATCTTCAACTCCTGGTACGACGAGACGGCCGTGCGGCCGACGGCGGCACCGGCAAGGCCCGCCCGATCGCCGAGCTCGAGGCCGAGCTCGCCGACGGCACGCGTCCCACCCCGGACGGCACGCCGTGGGCCGAGATGGACGCCGTCGCACGCCGCCGCGTCATCGACTCCTACCGCCTCGCCTACGTCTCCGAGTCGCCCGTGA
- a CDS encoding vitamin K epoxide reductase family protein has product MTDPTADHVPDGASQLDEIDDGVIAPRPLADRTLGRILVILGLVGLAGSLALAIERYLSLVDPDHQPTCSINALLTCSPAMASDAGSLLGFPNPYIGLGAFPVVVTIGVVLLAVPGIAFPRWFWRTFLVVATAATGLIAYLVYTSLEVLVALCPYCMVVWFATLPIFWFLLVRNVQDGLFGGSASSGIVRQRGLLLAAMFVALLAWIVVGLGPSIAGAFA; this is encoded by the coding sequence GTGACCGACCCGACAGCCGACCACGTGCCCGACGGCGCGTCGCAGCTCGACGAGATCGACGACGGCGTCATCGCGCCGCGCCCGCTCGCGGACCGCACCCTCGGCCGGATCCTCGTGATCCTCGGGCTCGTCGGCCTCGCGGGCTCGCTCGCCCTCGCGATCGAGCGCTATCTGTCGCTCGTCGACCCGGACCACCAGCCGACGTGCTCGATCAACGCGCTGCTCACGTGCAGCCCGGCGATGGCGTCCGACGCGGGCAGCCTGCTGGGCTTCCCCAACCCGTACATCGGCCTCGGCGCGTTCCCGGTCGTCGTGACGATCGGCGTCGTGCTCCTCGCCGTTCCCGGTATCGCGTTCCCGCGCTGGTTCTGGCGCACTTTCCTCGTCGTGGCGACGGCTGCCACGGGCCTTATCGCCTACCTCGTGTACACGAGCCTCGAGGTCCTCGTCGCGCTGTGCCCCTACTGCATGGTCGTGTGGTTCGCGACGCTCCCGATCTTCTGGTTCCTGCTCGTGCGCAACGTCCAGGACGGCCTGTTCGGCGGCAGCGCGTCGTCGGGCATCGTGCGTCAGCGCGGCCTGCTGCTCGCGGCGATGTTCGTCGCGCTGCTCGCGTGGATCGTCGTCGGCCTCGGCCCGAGCATCGCGGGCGCGTTCGCCTGA
- a CDS encoding MFS transporter — protein sequence MTAATDGQTAGLRAAMPALLALAVGGFTIGTTEFASMGLVPLIADDLAVSVPTAGHAVTAYAVGVVAGAPTLTVLAARVERTRLLLILMGMFVVGHVLSALAGSMGLLIVARFLAGLPHGAFFGVGAVVGAAVAGPRNRGKAIGMMMAGLTIANMIGVPLTTRVGQVWGWRATFWIVAVLALLTMLSLWRLVPRGAGGEGSSVRDEVRALRNGPLWIAFAAGAIGFGGLFAVYTYVGPLVTEVGRMSTESIPLVMGLFGLAMTVGVLVGGRLVDRGVLRTVVLGFVTTLLALVLLGATGSAPVMLVVGLVALGVTSQVLGLAMQARLMDLSPLAPSLGAALCHSALNAGNAEGAFVGGLVIDAGWGYLATAWVGAALTAVGLLVVLAVGRQRTGLPVAERVRRSLEDTPADEV from the coding sequence GTGACCGCCGCGACGGACGGCCAGACGGCCGGGCTGCGGGCAGCGATGCCCGCGCTCCTCGCGCTCGCGGTCGGCGGGTTCACGATCGGCACGACCGAGTTCGCCTCCATGGGGCTCGTCCCGCTCATCGCCGACGACCTCGCCGTCTCCGTCCCGACGGCCGGGCACGCGGTCACCGCGTACGCCGTCGGCGTCGTCGCGGGCGCGCCGACCCTCACCGTCCTCGCCGCGCGCGTCGAACGCACCCGGCTGCTGCTGATCCTCATGGGGATGTTCGTCGTCGGTCACGTGCTGTCCGCGCTCGCGGGCTCGATGGGGCTGCTGATCGTGGCCCGCTTCCTCGCCGGGCTGCCGCACGGCGCGTTCTTCGGGGTCGGTGCGGTCGTGGGCGCGGCCGTCGCAGGGCCGCGCAACCGTGGCAAGGCGATCGGCATGATGATGGCCGGCCTGACGATCGCGAACATGATCGGGGTGCCGCTCACGACGCGCGTCGGGCAGGTCTGGGGGTGGCGCGCGACCTTCTGGATCGTCGCGGTCCTCGCGCTGCTCACGATGCTCTCGCTGTGGCGCCTCGTGCCGCGAGGCGCGGGCGGCGAGGGCTCGTCCGTGCGTGACGAGGTGCGCGCCCTGCGCAACGGCCCGCTCTGGATCGCCTTCGCCGCGGGAGCGATCGGCTTCGGCGGTCTGTTCGCGGTGTACACGTACGTCGGACCGCTCGTCACCGAGGTCGGCCGCATGTCGACGGAGAGCATCCCGCTCGTCATGGGCCTGTTCGGCCTCGCGATGACCGTCGGGGTGCTCGTCGGCGGGCGGCTCGTCGACCGTGGCGTGCTCCGCACCGTCGTGCTCGGCTTCGTCACGACCCTCCTCGCGCTCGTCCTCCTCGGCGCAACCGGATCCGCGCCGGTGATGCTCGTCGTCGGGCTCGTCGCGCTCGGCGTGACCTCGCAGGTGCTCGGCCTCGCGATGCAGGCCCGCCTCATGGACCTGTCGCCGCTCGCGCCCTCGCTCGGGGCGGCCCTGTGCCACTCGGCGCTCAACGCGGGCAACGCGGAGGGCGCGTTCGTCGGCGGTCTCGTGATCGACGCCGGCTGGGGCTACCTCGCGACCGCGTGGGTCGGTGCGGCTCTGACCGCCGTCGGGCTGCTCGTCGTGCTCGCCGTCGGGCGGCAGCGCACCGGCCTCCCGGTCGCGGAGCGGGTGCGTCGCAGCCTCGAGGACACGCCCGCCGACGAGGTGTGA
- a CDS encoding FeoA family protein, whose protein sequence is MGRGPRGGRGARACRLRPAHRPHGRSAGPPPPRPARRPHPDRAGRARAELCRTIDELPQGGAGVVTRISDADGDMLRWFADLGLGLDARVEVRARREFAGVVTVAWTADDGGPERQADLGLPAARAVWVDVEDAEAGE, encoded by the coding sequence GTGGGACGAGGTCCACGAGGAGGCCGAGGTGCTCGAGCATGCCGTCTCCGACCTGCTCATCGACCGCATGGACGCAGCGCTGGGCCACCCCCGCCGCGACCCGCACGGCGACCCCATCCCGACCGCGCAGGGCGAGCTCGAGCCGAGCTCTGCCGCACGATCGACGAGCTGCCGCAGGGGGGCGCTGGCGTCGTCACCCGCATCTCCGATGCCGACGGCGACATGCTGCGCTGGTTCGCCGACCTCGGCCTCGGCCTCGACGCCCGCGTCGAGGTCCGCGCCCGCCGCGAGTTCGCCGGAGTCGTCACCGTCGCCTGGACGGCAGACGACGGAGGACCCGAGCGGCAGGCCGACCTGGGCCTGCCTGCGGCACGCGCCGTGTGGGTCGACGTCGAGGACGCCGAGGCGGGGGAGTGA